One window of Macrococcus sp. 19Msa1099 genomic DNA carries:
- the ylqF gene encoding ribosome biogenesis GTPase YlqF — MAIQWFPGHMAKARREVTEQLKLVDVVFELVDARIPYSSRNPMIDEVIKDKPRVVLLNKMDMANLNETKKWMSYFEEQGFYPVLIDSKNGKNLSQVTKAAEIVTKEKFDRMKQKGLRPRAIRAMIVGIPNVGKSTLINRLAKKSIAKTGNMPGVTKKQQWIKVGKTLELLDTPGILWPKFEDQTVGKKLSLTGAIKDSIVHLDEVAIYGISFLQERDLNTFNKHYNIDVTADTPYIEVFDAIGRSRGLKLKGNEIDYESVVELIIRDIRNEKIGKYTFDHISMSEVDDEE, encoded by the coding sequence ATGGCAATACAATGGTTCCCAGGACATATGGCAAAGGCAAGGAGAGAAGTTACAGAGCAGCTTAAGCTCGTCGATGTAGTATTTGAGCTTGTTGATGCACGCATCCCTTACTCTTCACGAAACCCTATGATTGATGAAGTAATCAAGGATAAACCGCGCGTCGTATTATTAAACAAGATGGATATGGCAAATTTAAATGAAACAAAAAAGTGGATGTCCTATTTTGAGGAACAGGGCTTTTATCCTGTGCTCATTGATAGCAAAAATGGTAAAAATCTATCCCAAGTAACGAAAGCGGCAGAAATCGTTACTAAAGAAAAGTTTGACCGCATGAAGCAAAAAGGGTTACGTCCACGTGCAATTCGTGCAATGATTGTCGGCATTCCAAATGTGGGTAAATCAACTTTAATTAATCGCCTTGCAAAGAAGTCAATCGCAAAGACGGGGAATATGCCAGGGGTTACAAAGAAACAGCAGTGGATTAAGGTTGGAAAGACATTGGAACTATTAGATACACCCGGGATTTTATGGCCGAAGTTTGAGGATCAGACTGTCGGCAAAAAATTAAGTTTAACAGGTGCAATTAAAGATAGCATTGTTCATTTAGATGAAGTCGCTATATATGGGATTTCGTTTTTGCAGGAAAGAGACCTGAACACATTTAACAAGCACTATAATATTGATGTCACAGCAGATACGCCGTATATTGAAGTATTTGATGCGATCGGCAGAAGCCGTGGCCTAAAGTTAAAGGGTAATGAAATAGATTATGAATCGGTTGTAGAATTAATTATAAGAGATATACGTAACGAAAAAATAGGAAAATATACATTCGATCATATTTCAATGTCAGAGGTTGATGATGAAGAGTAA
- a CDS encoding ribonuclease HII, with the protein MMKSNDYTIALLKEKVREMNQTELIDFFEEESRSGALKVKQARAKQIAQETQAIDEYEQMLEYERRYNGKVVCGIDEVGRGPLAGPVIACAVILNDGHHYIGLNDSKQLSKHKRASLYDALTQSVAYAIGEASVEEIDKFNIYEATKIAMHRAIDKLPVKPDVLLIDAMKLNTGLIEESIIKGDAKSISIAAASVIAKVYRDHLMEEIHKDIPYYDFNHNAGYGTKRHLEGLMQYGITEHHRKSFEPIKSMIKTEENAKTIT; encoded by the coding sequence ATGATGAAGAGTAATGACTATACCATCGCTTTACTTAAAGAAAAAGTAAGAGAGATGAATCAAACAGAACTTATTGATTTTTTTGAAGAAGAGTCGAGAAGTGGTGCGTTAAAAGTAAAGCAGGCGAGAGCAAAACAAATCGCGCAGGAAACTCAAGCAATAGATGAATATGAACAAATGCTCGAATATGAACGTCGCTATAACGGAAAAGTCGTTTGTGGTATTGATGAAGTCGGGCGTGGTCCATTAGCGGGCCCAGTTATCGCATGTGCTGTCATCTTAAACGATGGCCATCACTATATTGGTCTAAACGATTCGAAGCAGTTATCAAAGCATAAGAGGGCATCGCTTTATGACGCATTAACACAGTCGGTTGCATATGCGATAGGAGAAGCAAGTGTGGAGGAAATTGATAAATTCAATATATACGAAGCAACGAAAATTGCGATGCACAGAGCGATAGATAAGTTACCTGTAAAGCCTGACGTACTACTGATAGATGCGATGAAACTGAATACAGGTTTAATTGAGGAATCAATCATTAAAGGAGACGCTAAAAGTATTTCTATCGCTGCAGCAAGTGTTATTGCGAAAGTTTATCGCGATCACCTGATGGAAGAGATTCATAAAGATATTCCTTACTATGATTTTAATCATAATGCTGGATATGGCACTAAAAGACATTTAGAAGGTTTGATGCAGTATGGGATAACAGAGCATCATCGCAAATCATTTGAGCCGATTAAATCAATGATAAAAA